Proteins from a genomic interval of Ostreibacterium oceani:
- the leuD gene encoding 3-isopropylmalate dehydratase small subunit, which yields MKAFTIETGLIAPLNRSNVDTDAIIPKQFLKSIKRSGFGVNLFDEWRYLDEGQPHADNSQRPKNPDFVLNNPLYQAATILLARENFGCGSSREHAVWALEDYGFRAVIAPSFADIFYNNCFKNGVLPIVLPFDVVESLFALSDGTAVKATIDLAKQTVCVENEVYPFDIDSFRKDCLLKGLDAIGLTLQYADEIKAFEADYRKACPWIFASNPQN from the coding sequence ATGAAAGCATTTACAATAGAAACGGGGTTGATTGCCCCGCTTAACCGTTCGAACGTCGATACGGATGCAATTATCCCCAAACAATTTTTAAAATCCATCAAGCGCAGTGGGTTTGGTGTCAATTTATTTGACGAATGGCGTTATTTGGACGAAGGACAGCCGCATGCAGACAATAGCCAGCGTCCGAAAAATCCTGATTTTGTGTTAAATAATCCATTGTATCAAGCGGCGACGATTTTATTGGCGCGTGAAAATTTTGGCTGCGGTTCGTCACGCGAACACGCCGTATGGGCGCTAGAAGACTATGGTTTTCGCGCTGTTATTGCCCCGAGTTTTGCGGATATTTTTTATAATAATTGTTTTAAAAACGGCGTGTTGCCGATTGTGTTGCCGTTTGATGTGGTGGAGTCGCTGTTTGCTTTGTCTGATGGCACCGCAGTAAAAGCAACCATTGATTTGGCCAAACAAACCGTCTGTGTTGAGAATGAAGTTTATCCTTTTGATATTGATAGTTTTCGCAAAGATTGCTTGCTCAAAGGGTTGGATGCTATTGGGCTAACGCTACAATATGCTGACGAAATCAAAGCATTTGAAGCAGATTATCGCAAAGCTTGCCCGTGGATTTTTGCATCAAACCCACAGAACTAA
- the leuC gene encoding 3-isopropylmalate dehydratase large subunit: MGQTLYDKIWQRHAVRTENDGTVLLYVDRHLVHEVTSPQAFEGLKLTKRQLWRTEAILAVPDHNVPTDNRSAGVAGIADPISKLQVTTLDKNCQDFKVNAFSMTDTRQGIVHVVGPEQGATLPGMTVVCGDSHTATHGAFGALAFGIGTSEVEHVMATQTLTQKKTKTFRINVEGQLQPGVYAKDIVLAIIRHIGTAGGTGYTLEFAGSAIRNLSMEGRMTVCNMAIEAGARAGLIGVDEKTIAYVKGRPFAPSGELWDKAVGYWQTLHSDDDAAFDKEVTLQAADIAPQVSWGTSPEMVVDVTQQVPKPSDFADKVKVQAAENALKYMGLTGGEPITSIALDRVFIGSCTNSRIEDLREAAKVAKGKKVASTIKQAMVVPGSGLVKQQAEIEGLDKIFIDAGFEWRDPGCSMCLAMNADKLLPGEHCASTSNRNFEGRQGNGGRTHLVSPAMAAAAAIAGHFVDIREWL; the protein is encoded by the coding sequence ATGGGGCAAACATTATACGACAAAATTTGGCAGCGCCATGCGGTTAGGACAGAAAATGATGGCACGGTGTTGCTGTATGTTGACCGACATTTGGTGCACGAGGTCACCTCTCCGCAAGCATTTGAAGGCCTCAAGTTGACCAAACGCCAGCTGTGGCGAACCGAAGCGATATTAGCGGTGCCTGATCACAATGTGCCGACAGATAATCGCAGTGCAGGGGTTGCAGGTATCGCAGACCCAATATCCAAGTTACAAGTCACCACGCTAGATAAAAACTGCCAAGACTTCAAGGTAAACGCCTTTTCAATGACCGATACCCGCCAAGGTATTGTGCATGTCGTTGGGCCCGAGCAGGGGGCGACCTTGCCAGGAATGACGGTGGTCTGTGGTGATTCGCATACCGCGACGCATGGGGCATTTGGCGCATTGGCGTTTGGTATCGGTACCTCCGAAGTCGAACACGTCATGGCAACCCAAACCCTAACACAGAAAAAAACGAAAACGTTTCGCATTAATGTCGAAGGACAATTGCAGCCAGGTGTCTATGCCAAAGATATTGTGCTGGCGATTATCCGCCATATTGGGACGGCAGGTGGAACAGGCTATACGCTGGAATTTGCGGGTTCTGCGATTCGCAATTTGTCGATGGAAGGTCGCATGACGGTTTGCAATATGGCGATTGAGGCGGGTGCGCGTGCGGGATTAATTGGCGTTGATGAGAAAACCATCGCGTATGTCAAAGGCCGTCCATTCGCACCCAGTGGTGAATTATGGGACAAAGCGGTTGGTTATTGGCAAACGCTACACAGTGATGACGATGCGGCTTTCGATAAAGAAGTAACGCTACAGGCGGCCGATATCGCGCCGCAAGTTTCTTGGGGGACATCGCCCGAAATGGTGGTGGATGTGACGCAACAAGTGCCTAAGCCAAGTGATTTTGCGGATAAAGTCAAAGTACAGGCCGCCGAGAACGCGCTGAAATATATGGGGCTCACAGGTGGTGAACCGATAACGAGTATTGCGTTGGATCGCGTGTTTATTGGATCGTGTACGAATTCTCGAATTGAAGATTTACGCGAGGCTGCCAAAGTCGCCAAAGGCAAAAAAGTTGCCAGCACTATCAAACAGGCGATGGTTGTGCCTGGTTCTGGCTTGGTCAAGCAACAAGCCGAAATCGAAGGCCTAGACAAAATTTTTATCGACGCGGGGTTTGAGTGGCGTGACCCTGGGTGTTCAATGTGTTTGGCGATGAATGCAGATAAATTGCTACCAGGTGAGCATTGTGCATCCACGTCTAATCGAAATTTTGAAGGTCGCCAAGGTAACGGCGGGCGTACGCATTTGGTCTCACCCGCGATGGCGGCGGCAGCGGCGATTGCGGGACATTTTGTTGACATTAGAGAATGGCTTTAG